One window of Methanobacterium alkalithermotolerans genomic DNA carries:
- a CDS encoding metal ABC transporter permease: MLEFLQYQFMQNAFIAAILVSISCGVVGTYVVIKKIVFISGGISHAAFGGIGLGYLLGINPVLSAIPFSVFSAVLMGSLGKKVEISEDTAIGILWSVGMALGIIFINLSPGYAPDLFSYLFGSILTVPYQDLLIMVVLDLIILGTVGLFYREFAAISFDEEFAEVMGVPSHLIYIILLGLVALSVVVLIKAVGIILIIALLTIPAAISRQFTHNIPKLMMTSVILGIILTSIGLWLSYLFNLASGATIVLVLGVAFFVSAILKKIWYD, from the coding sequence ATGCTGGAATTTTTGCAGTATCAGTTCATGCAAAATGCATTTATTGCCGCCATACTGGTAAGTATATCCTGTGGTGTGGTGGGCACTTATGTGGTGATTAAAAAAATAGTTTTTATAAGTGGAGGAATATCTCACGCTGCTTTTGGAGGAATAGGTCTGGGGTATCTGCTGGGAATTAACCCTGTTTTGAGTGCCATACCATTTAGTGTGTTTTCTGCTGTATTGATGGGTTCTTTAGGTAAAAAGGTAGAAATTAGTGAAGACACTGCCATAGGGATTTTATGGTCGGTGGGAATGGCCCTGGGTATTATTTTTATCAATTTAAGTCCAGGATATGCGCCTGATCTTTTCAGCTACCTTTTTGGCAGTATATTAACGGTTCCCTATCAGGATCTATTAATAATGGTGGTGCTGGATTTAATTATTCTGGGAACAGTGGGACTATTTTATCGGGAATTTGCCGCAATATCTTTTGATGAAGAATTTGCAGAAGTAATGGGAGTGCCTTCCCACTTAATTTATATAATTCTGCTGGGGCTGGTGGCTTTAAGTGTGGTGGTATTAATTAAAGCCGTGGGAATTATACTCATAATAGCTCTTTTAACCATTCCCGCCGCAATAAGCCGCCAATTTACTCACAATATTCCTAAATTAATGATGACTTCTGTGATACTGGGCATCATACTAACCAGCATAGGACTGTGGTTATCCTATTTATTTAATTTAGCATCAGGGGCCACCATCGTCCTGGTATTAGGGGTGGCATTTTTTGTCAGTGCTATTTTAAAAAAAATATGGTATGACTAG
- a CDS encoding metal ABC transporter ATP-binding protein gives MANAVNMEGVYYKLKDHYILEDVNLTIKKNDFMALIGPNGGGKTTLLKLILGLLNPYKGNIEVLGMAPGKSKNIGYLPQKSSYQSNFPISVLEVVLMGRYKQLLKGYNKEDRKSALDSLKKVEMLHLKNEQIEKLSGGQLQRVFIARALSRNPELLLLDEPTASIDPHFQGKFYEILSKLRKKMAVVMVSHDIGVVSSYVDSIACLNQKIYCHGPVEESIEGLEKAYKCPIDLIAHGFPHRVLREHE, from the coding sequence ATGGCAAATGCAGTTAATATGGAAGGAGTTTATTACAAATTAAAGGATCATTACATCCTGGAAGATGTTAATCTTACCATTAAGAAAAATGATTTCATGGCCCTTATCGGACCCAATGGCGGAGGAAAGACCACCCTTTTAAAATTAATTCTGGGCCTTTTAAATCCATATAAGGGAAATATTGAAGTTCTGGGAATGGCTCCCGGTAAATCAAAAAATATAGGTTATCTGCCCCAGAAGTCCAGTTACCAGTCAAATTTTCCCATAAGTGTACTGGAAGTGGTGCTCATGGGACGTTATAAACAATTATTAAAGGGTTACAACAAAGAAGACAGAAAATCTGCTTTGGATTCACTTAAAAAAGTGGAAATGTTGCATTTAAAGAATGAGCAAATAGAAAAACTATCTGGCGGTCAATTACAGCGGGTTTTTATTGCCCGTGCCCTGAGCAGGAACCCGGAATTACTTTTACTGGATGAACCCACCGCCAGTATAGATCCTCATTTTCAGGGCAAGTTCTATGAAATACTATCTAAACTAAGAAAAAAAATGGCAGTGGTTATGGTTTCACATGATATAGGGGTAGTTTCCTCTTATGTGGATAGTATAGCCTGTTTAAATCAGAAAATTTACTGTCATGGGCCGGTGGAAGAATCAATTGAGGGCCTGGAAAAAGCTTATAAATGTCCTATTGACCTTATAGCACATGGATTTCCACACAGAGTTTTAAGAGAGCATGAATAA
- a CDS encoding metal ABC transporter solute-binding protein, Zn/Mn family, whose amino-acid sequence MEKRLKIIVPVLIILIIASVFIFSSIYSSSDPANEEDRLIVAASIMPQKEFIERIGKEKVHVVIMVPSGADPHTYEIEPRTLQEVSQSPLYFEVGSGLEFELNYMDKIKSVNPDMKVVNSSKGLDFIPNPEHFDDAQGHVHAENEADPHVWTSPRNVKVMVENIYQELIKADPENKEFYQKNKEEYILELEELDGKIIQEISGKENRKILVYHPSWGYFTRDYGFEQIAIEKGGKEPTPQSIANVIEQARKNNIRIIFVSPQFSRKNADFIAGELDAEVVLIDPLAPNYLENMLIVLEAFKKS is encoded by the coding sequence ATGGAAAAAAGACTTAAAATTATAGTTCCAGTACTGATAATATTAATAATAGCCTCGGTTTTTATTTTCTCCAGCATATATAGTAGTTCCGATCCCGCCAATGAAGAGGATAGGCTCATTGTAGCCGCATCTATAATGCCTCAAAAAGAATTTATAGAAAGGATTGGAAAAGAAAAAGTCCATGTGGTGATAATGGTGCCTTCCGGGGCGGACCCCCATACTTATGAAATTGAACCCCGTACCCTGCAGGAGGTTTCCCAATCTCCACTTTACTTTGAAGTAGGTTCCGGGCTGGAGTTTGAATTAAATTACATGGACAAAATTAAATCCGTTAATCCCGATATGAAAGTGGTGAATAGTTCTAAAGGATTGGACTTTATCCCTAATCCTGAGCACTTTGATGATGCTCAAGGCCATGTTCATGCCGAAAATGAAGCAGACCCTCACGTGTGGACTTCTCCTCGAAATGTGAAGGTGATGGTTGAAAATATTTATCAGGAATTAATAAAAGCGGATCCTGAAAATAAGGAGTTCTATCAAAAAAATAAAGAGGAATATATCTTGGAGTTGGAAGAACTGGATGGGAAAATTATTCAGGAGATATCTGGTAAAGAAAATAGGAAGATACTGGTTTACCATCCTTCGTGGGGATATTTCACCAGAGATTACGGTTTCGAGCAGATTGCCATTGAAAAAGGAGGTAAAGAACCCACCCCTCAGTCCATAGCTAATGTTATAGAACAGGCCCGGAAAAATAATATAAGGATAATATTTGTTTCACCCCAGTTTTCCCGGAAAAATGCAGATTTTATTGCAGGAGAACTGGATGCGGAAGTGGTTTTAATAGACCCCTTAGCACCTAATTATCTGGAAAATATGTTGATAGTTTTAGAAGCCTTCAAAAAATCATAA
- a CDS encoding CopG family ribbon-helix-helix protein, with product MAIISISLNDKLLAEIDALKDEMGFSGRSDVIRAAARVLIDENKTEDNIKGKVNALLFLIHSQKVEGAVTTIKHDFEDIINTQIHSHLKEENCLEIFILEGETSRIKGLTRKFRNCGKMEHLKLIVF from the coding sequence ATGGCCATTATTAGTATTTCATTAAATGACAAGCTTTTAGCAGAAATAGATGCACTAAAAGATGAAATGGGTTTTTCAGGGAGATCTGATGTTATCCGTGCTGCTGCAAGGGTCTTAATTGATGAAAATAAAACTGAAGATAATATTAAAGGAAAGGTTAATGCTCTTTTATTTTTAATCCACAGCCAAAAGGTGGAAGGTGCAGTTACCACCATAAAACACGACTTCGAAGACATCATCAATACTCAAATTCACAGTCATTTAAAAGAAGAAAACTGTTTGGAGATATTTATTTTAGAGGGCGAAACTTCAAGAATAAAGGGCCTGACCCGAAAGTTCCGCAACTGTGGCAAAATGGAGCATCTCAAATTAATTGTA